Proteins encoded together in one Salarias fasciatus chromosome 17, fSalaFa1.1, whole genome shotgun sequence window:
- the flncb gene encoding LOW QUALITY PROTEIN: filamin-C (The sequence of the model RefSeq protein was modified relative to this genomic sequence to represent the inferred CDS: inserted 17 bases in 17 codons; deleted 9 bases in 8 codons), with translation MMSSGGFLEPQLFFQSGAELCAAEDELEEEEMPATEKDLAEDAPWKKIQQNTFTRWCNEHLKVLNKRIADLQKDLSDGLKLIGLLEVLSQKKMYRKYHSRPNFRQMKLENVSVALEFLEREHIKLVSIGGSTPKAIVDGNLKLILGLIWTLILHYSISMPMWEDEDDEDAKKLTPKQRLLGWIRTRFPSSPITNFHRDWRDGKALGALVDNCAPGLCPDWETWDPSQPVENAREAMQQADDWXGVPQVIAPEEIVDPNVDEHSVMTYLSQFPKAKLKPGAPLRAKTLHPKRAKAYGPGVPHSIEPRGNVVLKXAEFLVETVEAGLGEVLVYVEDPEGHMEEARVIPXNDKNRTYSVVYLPKXEGLHKVKVLFAGXDIDRSPFMVMVFQSLGDSSRVQARGPGCRPACNVANKPTYFDIYIAGAGAGDVGVVIVDSNGRRDTVEIVLENKGDSVFRCTYVPVMEGPHVVYVTFARAADSQSPFXVHISEASNPNACRASGRGLQPKGLRVKEVAXFKVYTKGAGSGELKVSVKGPKGLEEPVKVLEMDNGLYECNYYPIMTGKYIVNTWGGHSIPRSPFEVQVSEEAGPQKVRAWGPXLETGMVGKSADFVVEAIGTEVGTLGFSIEGPSQAKIECDDKGDGSCDVRYWPTEPGDYAVHVICDDEDIKDSPFMAHIXPAANDVFPEQVKCFGPGLEPLGCIVNKPADFTIDTHGAGRGELKLYAQDAEGFPIDIQITDNEDSTFFCVYIPTKPIKHTIIITWGEVNVPNSPFRVTIGEGSHPENVKVYGPGVEKTGLKANEPTYFTVDCSEAGQGDVSIGIKCAPGVVGPAEADIDFDIIKNDNDTFTVKYTPPGPGQYTIMVLFADQEIPISPFRIKVDPSHDAAKVRAEGPGLSRTGVEVGKPTHFTIFTKGAGKAKPEVQFTAAAKGDAVRDFEIIDNHNYSYTVRYTAVQQGNMSIMVSHGGDPXPRSPFSISVAPPLDLNQVKVQGLNSTVDVGKDQEFTVSTLGAGGQGNLDVKITSPSRRPIPCKRESGAAGEVHTVKYIPPEEGSYRVDITYDGNPVPGSPFTVEAVMPPDPSKVRAYGPGLQGGVVGKPAPFAIDTKGAGTGGLGLTVEGPCEAKIECQDNGDGSCSVSYLPTEPGEYAINILFADQHIPGSPFKAQVQSVFDPSKVTASGPGLERGKAHEAGAFTVDCSKAGEAELTIEIVSDSGAKAEVHVQNNGDGTYSITYIPQSHGMYTITIKYGGHAVPKFPVRLHVDPAVDTSGVKVYGPGVEPRGVLREVTTHFIVDARAHYKSGGSHVSASISNPSGANTDTYITDLEDGTYRVGYTPYEDGLHVIEVLLDEVSVPKSPFRVSVTEGCDPTRVRAFGPGLEEGLVNKSNRFTVETKGAGTGGLGLAIEGPSEAKMSCKDNKDGSCSVEYIPFTPGEYDVNITFGGRPIPRSPFRVPVRELVDPSQVRCSGPGLGSGVRAHVPQTFTVDTSKAGVASLEVQIYGPSGVLEPVSVLDNGDATHTVNYTPASDGPYTICVKYADQEVPHSPFKIRTLPAHDASKVRASGPGLNASGVPASLPVEFTIDARDAGEGLLTVQILDPEGKPKKANIRDNRDGTYTVSYVPDMTGRYTITIKYGGDEIPYSPYRIHALPTGDASKCLVTVSIGGHGLGSGIGPTIQIGEETVITVDAKAAGKGKVTCKVSTPDGAELDVDVVENADGTFDIYYTAPEPGKYVITIRFGGENIPNSPFHCGCEPQDLLQFRASESVALIEESCEKRRSLSPFVGLSPLWATEDSAGSVDGLEPLLRPFSLVIPFTVQKGEITGEVRMPSGRSAQPHITDNKDGTVTVKYSPTERGLHEMDIRYDGSHIPGSPLQFFVDAINSGHVTAFGPGLSHGTVNRAATFTIVTKDAGEGGLSLAVEGPSKAEISCKDNXDGTCSVSYLPTAAGDYNIIVKFDDKHIAAAPFSARITDESTLTSQLNVGTATDVSLKITETDLSSLMATIRAPSGNEEPCLLKRLPNRHIGISFTPKEVGEHVVSVKKSGKHVTNSPFKIMVGQSEIGDASKVKVYGQGLVEGHTFEVAEFIVDTRNAGYGGLGLSIEGPSKVDINCEDVEDGTCKVTYCPTEPGNYIINIKFADQHVPGSPFTVKIYGEGRMKESITRRRQAPSIATXGSTCDLNLKIPGNWFQMVSAQERLTRTFTRSSHTYTRTERTEISKTRAGETKREVRVEESTQVGDPFRDVFGDFLGRESLGGFSGMPAGSRPPLQDGEAGSQEMTAQVTSPGGKTEDAEIIRGEDSTYSVRFVPQEMGPHTVNVKYRGQHVPGSPFQFTVGPLGEGGAHKVRAGGTGLDRGVAGIPAEFSIWTREAGAGGLSIAVEGPSKAEITFEDRKDGSCGVSYMVQEPGDYEVSIKFNDEHIPDSPFIVPVATLXDDARRLTITSLHEMGLKXGQEASFAVQLNGARGLIDAKIHTPXGAVEECXISELDTDQHAIRFIPRENGVHSIDVRFNGSHVPGSPFKIRVGEPGQAGDPGMVSAFGPGLEGGTTGTASDFIVNTCNAGAGALSVTIDGPSKVKMDCQECAEGYKVSYTPMAPGNYLISIKYGGPQHIVGSPFKAKVSGPRLSGGHSLHETSSVLVETVTKSSAASMGGAFASLPKFSSDGSKVVSRGAGLSKAFIGQKNTFTVDCSKAGTNMLMVXVHGPKTPCEEVYVKHMGNRMYNVTYTVKEQGSYILIVKWGDENIPGSPFHVTVP, from the exons ATGATGAGCAGCGGCGGCTTCCTGGAGCCGCAGCTCTTCTTCCAGAGCGGCGCGGAGCTGTGCGCCGCGgaggacgagctggaggaggaggagatgccgGCCACGGAGAAGGACCTGGCCGAGGACGCGCCCTGGAAGAAGATCCAGCAGAACACGTTCACGCGCTGGTGCAACGAGCATCTGAAGGTGCTCAACAAGCGGATCGCGGACCTGCAGAAGGATCTGAGCGACGGGCTGAAGCTGATCGGGCTGCTGGAGGTGCTGAGCCAGAAGAAGATGTACAGGAAGTATCACTCCAGGCCCAACTTCAGGCAGATGAAGCTGGAGAACGTGTCGGTGGCGCTGGAGTTCCTGGAGAGGGAGCACATCAAGCTGGTCTCCATCG GAGGCTCG ACTCCCAAGGCCATCGTGGACGGGAACCTGAAGCTGATCCTGGGTCTGATCTGGACCCTGATCCTCCACTACTCCATCTCCATGCCCATgtgggaggacgaggacgacgaggacgcCAAGAAGCTGACGCCCAAGCAGCGGCTGCTGGGCTGGATCAGAACAAGGTTCCCCAGCTCCCCCATCACCAACTTCCACCGCGACTGGAGGGACGGCAAGGCGCTGGGAGCTCTGGTGGACAACTGCGCCCCCG GTCTGTGTCCAGACTGGGAAACCTGG GACCCGAGCCAGCCGGTGGAGAACGCTCGA GAAGCCATGCAGCAGGCCGACGACT CTGGAGTGCCTCAG GTCATCGCTCCGGAGGAGATCGTCGACCCCAACGTGGACGAGCACTCGGTCATGACGTACCTGTCTCAGTTCCCCAAAGCCAAGCTGAAGCCCGGCGCC CCGCTGAGGGCCAAGACGCTGCACCCGAAGAGGGCCAAGGCCTACGGACCGGG CGTTCCTCACA GCATCGAGCCCCGAGGCAACGTGGTCCTGA CGGCGGAGTTCCTGGTGGAGACGGTGGAGGCCGGACTCGGGGAGGTCCTGGTCTACGTGGAGGACCCAGAGGGACACATGGAGGAG GCTCGAGTGATTC ACAATGACAAGAACCGGACGTACTCGGTGGTCTACCTGCCCA TGGAGGGTCTTCATAAG GTGAAGGTGCTGTTTGCCG AGGACATCGACCGGAGCCCCTTCATGGTGATGGTGTTCCAAAGCCTGGGCGACTCCAGCCGGGTTCAGGCCCGCGGGCCGGGA TGCAGGCCCGCCTGCAACGTGGCCAACAAGCCCACCTACTTCGACATTTACATCGCA GGGGCCGGCGCCGGAGACGTGGGCGTCGTCATCGTGGACTCAAAC GGGCGCCGCGACACGGTGGAGATTGTT CTGGAGAACAAGGGCGACAGCGTGTTTCGGTGCACTTACGTTCCCGTCATGGAGGGGCCGCACGTGGTCTACGTGACCTTCGCCAGGGCAGCAGATTCCCAGAGTCCTT ACGTCCACATCTCCGAAG CGAGTAACCCGAACGCCTGCCGGGCGTCGGGCCGCGGTCTGCAGCCCAAAGGCCTGAGAGTGAAGGAAGTGG GATTTAAAGTTTACACCAAAGGAGCCGGCAGCGGAGAACTCAAAGTCTCTGTGAAGGGACCCA AGGGCCTGGAGGAGCCAGTGAAGGTGCTTGAGATGGATAACGGCCTGTATGAGTGTAATTATTACCCCATCATGACGGGAAAGTACATCGTAAACACATGGGGAGGTCACAGCATCCCTCGCAG TCCCTTTGAGGTCCAGGTGAGTGAGGAGGCTGGGCCTCAGAAGGTGAGGGCCTGGGGTC GCCTGGAGACCGGCATGGTGGGCAAAAGCGCCGACTTTGTGGTGGAAGCCATCGGCACCGAAGTGGGAACTCTGG gtTTCTCCATCGAGGGTCCGTCTCAGGCCAAAATCGAGTGTGACGACAAAGGCGACGGCTCGTGCGACGTCCGCTACTGGCCGACCGAACCGGGCGACTACGCCGTCCACGTCATCTGCGACGACGAAGACATCAAGGACAGTCCCTTCATGGCTCACA CTCCCGCTGCTAACGACGTCTTCCCAGAGCAG GTGAAGTGTTTCGGTCCCGGGCTGGAGCCTCTCGGCTGCATCGTCAACAAACCGGCAGATTTCACCATCGACACTCACGGCGCCGGCCGAGGCGAGCTGAAGCTTTACGCTCAG GACGCAGAAGGTTTCCCCATCGACATCCAGATCACAGACAATGAAGACAGCACCTTCTTCTGCGTTTACATTCCCACCAAACCCATCAAacacaccatcatcatcacctggGGTGAAGTCAACGTGCCCAACAGCCCCTTCAGG GTGACCATCGGGGAGGGGAGCCACCCGGAGAACGTGAAGGTTTACGGTCCAGGTGTGGAGAAGACGGGGCTGAAGGCCAACGAGCCCACGTACTTCACGGTGGACTGCAGCGAGGCCGGACAGG GCGACGTCAGTATCGGGATCAAGTGCGCCCCCGGCGTGGTCGGACCGGCCGAGGCCGACATCGACTTCGACATCATCAAAAACGACAACGACACCTTCACGGTGAAGTACACGCCTCCGGGTCCGGGTCAGTACACCATCATGGTGCTGTTCGCCGACCAG gagaTCCCCATCAGccccttcagaataaaagtgGATCCGTCGCACGATGCAGCCAAAGTCCGGGCAGAGGGACCCGGACTGAGCAGGACCG gcGTGGAGGTGGGCAAGCCCACTCACTTCACCATCTTCACCAAAGGAGCCGGGAAGGCCAAGCCAGAGGTGCAGTTCACCGCAGCCGCCAAAGGGGACGCCGTCAGAGACTTCGAGATCATCGACAACCACAACTACTCGTACACCGTGCGCTACACCGCCGTGCAGCAG GGCAACATGTCCATCATGGTGAGTCATGGAGGAGACC TCCCCAGGAGCCCCTTCAGCATCAGCGTGGCCCCCCCTCTGGACCTGAACCAGGTCAAGGTTCAGGGCCTCAACAGCA CGGTGGACGTAGGAAAGGACCAGGAGTTCACTGTCAGCACGCTCGGCGCCGGCGGTCAGGGAAACCTGGACGTGAAGATCACCTCGCCGTCCCGACGGCCGATCCCCTGCAAGCGGGAGTCCGGAGCCGCCGGCGAGGTTCACACAGTGAAGTACATCCCCCCGGAGGAGGGCTCGTACCGCGTGGACATCACGTACGACGGAAACCCCGTCCCCGGAAGCCCGTTCACCGTGGAGGCCGTGATGCCCCCCGACCCTTCAAAG GTGCGAGCCTACGGTCCAGGTCTTCAGGGCGGTGTGGTGGGTAAGCCGGCCCCCTTCGCCATCGACACGAAGGGAGCTGGTACCGGCGGTCTGGGTCTGACGGTGGAGGGTCCCTGCGAGGCCAAGATCGAGTGCCAGGACAACGGAGACGGTTCCTGCTCCGTGTCCTACCTCCCCACCGAACCCGGGGAGTACGCCATCAACATCCTGTTCGCCGACCAGCACATCCCTGGGTCCCCCTTCAAAGCCCAGGTCCAGTCCGTGTTCGATCCCAGCAAGGTGACGGCCAGCGGGCCGGGTCTGGAGCGGGGAAAGGCCCACGAAGCCGGCGCCTTCACGGTGGACTGCTCCAAAGCCGGGGAGGCCGAGCTCACCATCGAGATCGTCTCCGACTCAGGAGCCAAAGCCGAAGTCCACGTCCAGAACAACGGCGACGGGACCTACTCCATCACCTACATCCCGCAGAGCCACGGCATGTACACCATCACCATCAAGTACGGCGGCCACGCCGTGCCCAAGTTCCCCGTGCGCCTGCACGTCGACCCGGCCGTCGACACCAGTGGGGTGAAGGTCTACGGCCCCGGGGTGGAGCCTCGAG GCGTCCTGAGAGAAGTCACCACTCACTTCATCGTCGACGCTCGGGCGCACTACAAGAGCGGCGGCAGCCACGTCAGCGCCAGTATCTCCAACCCGTCAGGCGCCAACACTGACACCTACATCACCGACCTGGAGGACGGCACCTACCGGGTGGGGTACACGCCCTACGAGGACG GTCTCCACGTTATCGAGGTTCTCCTGGACGAGGTGTCGGTACCAAAGAGTCCGTTCCGGGTGTCAGTGACCGAAGGCTGCGACCCGACCCGGGTCCGAGCCTTCGGTCCGGGTCTGGAGGAAGGATTGGTGAACAAGTCCAACCGCTTCACTGTGGAGACCAA GGGGGCCGGCACCGGCGGTCTGGGCCTCGCCATTGAGGGTCCGTCGGAAGCCAAGATGTCCTGTAAGGACAACAAAGATGGCAGCTGCAGTGTGGAGTACATCCCCTTCACTCCCGGAGAGTACGACGTCAACATCACGTTTGGAGGACGGCCCATCCCGA GGAGCCCGTTTCGTGTCCCGGTGCGAGAGCTGGTGGATCCCAGTCAGGTCAGGTGTTCGGGTCCCGGTCTGGGCAGCGGGGTTCGGGCCCACGTCCCCCAGACCTTCACAGTGGACACCAGCAAGGCCGGAGTGGCGTCTCTGGAGGTGCAGATCTACGGACCCTCAG GAGTGCTGGAGCCGGTCAGCGTGCTCGATAACGGAGACGCCACTCACACGGTGAACTACACGCCGGCCAGCGACGGCCCGTACACCATCTGCGTCAAGTACGCCGACCAGGAGGTTCCTCACAG CCCCTTTAAGATCCGGACTCTACCGGCCCACGATGCCTCCAAAGTCCGGGCCAGCGGTCCTGGTCTGAACGCGTCCGGTGTTCCAGCCAGCCTTCCAGTCGAGTTCACCATCGACGCCCGAGACGCTGGAGAAGGACTCCTGACGGTCCAGATCCTG GATCCGGAAGGAAAACCAAAGAAGGCGAACATCAGGGACAACAGAGACGGGACGTACACTGTGTCCTACGTCCCCGACATGACCGGACGCTACACCATCACCATCAAGTACGGCGGAGACGAGATCCCATACTCACCGTACCGCATTCACGCACTGCCCACTGGGGACGCCAGCAAGTGTCTGGTCACAG tGTCCATCGGAGGTCACGGACTGG GTTCAGGTATCGGCCCAACCATCCAGATCGGAGAGGAGACGGTCATCACCGTGGACGCCAAGGCCGCCGGTAAAGGTAAAGTGACGTGTAAGGTGTCGACGCCGGATGGGGCGGAGCTTGATGTGGACGTGGTGGAGAACGCCGACGGCACCTTCGATATTTACTACACGGCTCCGGAACCCGGCAAGTACGTCATCACCATCCGGTTCGGTGGAGAGAACATCCCCAACAGCCCCTTCCACTGTG GCTGTGAGCCACAGGATTTGTTGCAGTTCAGG GCTAGTGAGAGCGTCGCACTAATCGAGGAGTCGTGTGAGAAGCGTCGGTCCTTATCACCATTTGTGGGTCTCTCCCCCCTCTGG GCCACCGAGGATTCGGCGGGTTCTGTGGACGGTTTGGAGCCGCTGCTGCGTCCTTTCAGTCTGGTCATTCCCTTCACGGTGCAGAAAGGAGAGATCAcag gTGAGGTGCGGATGCCGTCGGGTCGCTCTGCTCAGCCTCACATCACCGATAACAAAGACGGCACGGTGACGGTGAAATACTCCCCGACCGAGCGCGGCCTCCACGAGATGGACATCCGATACGACGGCAGTCACATCCCCG GAAGTCCTCTCCAGTTCTTCGTGGACGCCATTAACAGCGGCCACGTGACGGCGTTCGGCCCCGGGCTGAGTCACGGCACGGTCAACCGGGCCGCCACGTTCACCATCGTTACCAAAGACGCCGGCGAAG GAGGTTTGTCGCTGGCGGTCGAAGGTCCATCCAAAGCAGAAATCAGCTGTAAAGACA AAGACGGGACGTGCAGCGTCTCCTACCTGCCCACCGCCGCCGGAGACTACAACATCATCGTCAAGTTCGACGACAAGCACATCGCCGCAGCCCCGTTCAGCGCCAGGATcacc GACGAGTCCACCCTGACGTCGCAGCTGAATGTCGGCACGGCGACGGACGTTTCTCTGAAGATCACGGAGACGGACCTGAGCAGCCTGATGGCGACCATCAGGGCGCCGTCCGGGAACGAGGAGCCGTGTCTGCTGAAGAGGCTGCCCAACCGGCACATCG GAATTTCCTTCACGCCCAAAGAGGTGGGCGAACACGTGGTCAGCGTGAAGAAGAGCGGCAAGCACGTGACCAACAGTCCGTTCAAGATCATGGTGGGTCAGTCGGAGATCGGAGACGCCAGCAAGGTGAAGGTTTACGGTCAGGGGCTGGTGGAGGGCCACACCTTCGAGGTGGCCGAGTTCATCGTGGACACCAGGAACGCAG GCTACGGAGGTCTGGGTCTGTCCATTGAGGGTCCCAGTAAGGTGGACATCAACTGTGAGGACGTGGAGGACGGGACGTGTAAAGTGACCTACTGTCCGACCGAACCCGGAAACTACATCATCAACATCAAGTTCGCCGACCAGCACGTCCCCG GGAGTCCGTTCACGGTGAAGATTTACGGCGAGGGTCGGATGAAGGAGAGCATCACCAGGAGGCGCCAGGCTCCCTCCATCGCCA TGGGCAGCACCTGCGACCTCAACCTCAAAATACCAG GGAACTGGTTTCAGATGGTTTCAGCCCAGGAGCGGCTGACCCGGACGTTCACGCGCAGCAGCCACACCTACACCCGGACCGAGCGCACCGAGATCAGCAAGACCCGGGCGGGCGAGACCAAGAGGGAGGtccgggtggaggagagcaCGCAGGTCGGAGACCCCTTCAGGGACGTCTTCGGAGACTTTCTGGGCCGAGAGAGTCTGGGCGGCTTCAGTGGGATGCCCGCCGGCAGCCGACCACCGCTgcaggacg gtgAGGCAGGCAGCCAGGAAATGACGGCCCAGGTTACGAGTCCCGGAGGGAAGACGGAGGACGCCGAGATCATCCGAGGGGAAGACAGCACCTACAGCGTTCGCTTCGTCCCGCAGGAGATGGGCCCCCACACCGTCAACGTCAAGTACCGGGGCCAGCACGTCCCCGGGAGCCCCTTCCAGTTCACCGTGGGGCCCCTGGGGGAAGGAGGGGCCCACAAGGTCAGGGCGGGAGGAACCGGACTGGACCGCGGAGTGGCGGGAATCCCAG CTGAGTTCAGCATCTGGACCCGAGAAGCCGGAGCCGGAGGTCTCTCCATCGCCGTGGAAGGACCCAGCAAGGCTGAAATCACCTTCGAGGACCGGAAGGACGGATCGTGTGGCGTCTCCTACATGGTTCAGGAACCTG GCGATTACGAAGTGTCCATTAAATTCAATGACGAGCACATCCCCGACTCGCCGTTCATCGTCCCGGTCGCCACGC TCGACGACGCTCGCCGCCTCACCATCACCAGCCTGCAT GAGATGGGTCTGA GGGGTCAGGAGGCTTCGTTCGCCGTCCAGCTGAACGGAGCCAGAGGGCTGATCGACGCCAAGATCCACACGC CAGGAGCCGTGGAGGAGT TCATCAGCGAGCTGGACACCG ATCAGCACGCCATCAGGTTCATCCCCAGAGAAAACGGCGTCCACTCGATCGACGTCCGCTTTAACGGGAGCCACGTGCCCGGAAGCCCCTTTAAGATCCGAGTGGGAGAACCTGGGCAGGCGGGAGACCCGGGCATGGTGTCGGCCTTCGGGCCGGGCCTGGAGGGAGGAACCACAGGTAC TGCGTCGGACTTCATCGTCAACACGTGCAATGCCGGCGCCGGCGCTCTCTCCGTGACCATCGACGGACCGTCCAAAGTGAAGATGGACTGTCAGGAGTGTGCAGAGGGCTAC AAGGTCTCCTACACCCCAATGGCTCCGGGAA